The proteins below are encoded in one region of Methylobacillus flagellatus KT:
- a CDS encoding YhdP family protein: MVKKSLIWCYRAALALLWFAIIAFSIIVLSLRYLVLPNIGDYREHIAGKVSEALGQTVTIKQLHASWSGLNPHLSLRDIDIYDAEQRVALSFEHIEASLSWLSILLLEPRLSSLVIHDPALSIRRDTDGTLYIAGIATNGPSRPEFANWLLRQASIDVSNATITWHDDLRQAPPLRLEKLHLHIENPAWSSLVGHHRFGLQAIPSVAASGLIDIRGNLYGKDVSKPDTWRGTLYAHADGTDIAAWNQWLPENVIDIRRGYGAMRAWLEFAHGEPKKLVSDMILHNVISHIIQDQPETRLEKLSGRLTWIKHADGQELMAENLKIVTPSGLDMQHGQIALRERHDGEKQSLEGSVALDEISLPSAHLLVSHLPLPEKLKHTLAEIRPRGDLHKLTLEWASQGGFPEKYKLRTQFTDLGMQPYMKFPGFKQLSGTVSADETGGSLTLNARNAELEFKDILRWPVPVDKLSGQVKWKTNGDSPELRINNLNIANRHLAGAINASFQHNAATGGRLELIGKLNRVDGQYARFYYPVMLGEHTLSWLDNAILAGKSEDVSIIVKGNMREFPFADNKNSLFQVKAKIHDGELRFSPEWPKIENIALDMLFESNRMELNASKGSTLGTDITKSKVVITNLASHQPVVSIASEGQGPVSHGIQYLNSSPLIKITGGFTEGLQASGTGKLALNLQIPLHDANATKVKGSYTITNGSLASEDIPPLSRINGKLDFTEHGVSGQNISTWVYGGPAQVSLSTGKDKAIHITAHGQVSDAGLRASFGNGIFSRIFGTADWQGNIVVSPNGVNLVIDSNLQGMTSSLPFPLNKAMNDNVPLHIEKKQPTPSQDNITIQYGNNLGALFVRTKQGDGSWKLERGDIAFNAAPSLPQQAGIRIHGKIDHLDIDEWRALAIATKESSQQSGHGVDIRNIDLYISKLDVFDRRINDLNLAATAIKDGWQAQAQSKEMIGDIQWLSHGNGKVLARLKRLSIPSSTPDTAMLRTQGQFSQQSNVNEYPSLDIVADSFEYGPKQLGKLELLANEHNNDWSIEKLRISSPESELNAEGEWHNWKRSPNTRLNINWKISNVGKTLERFGYPNAIRDGSANLTGQLKWPGSPHDFETTKLSGNLQLDVRKGQILKIQPGVGRLFSVLTLQNLPRRLTFDFRDVFSSGFAFDKISASVRIDEGIMRSDDFRLEGPTALVQMTGETNLQKETQHIKVKVTPYVSDSLSIAALAGGPVVGAATYLAQKLLKDPLNQIASSEYEFVGTWDNPVEVEAGSRRENADQTPMLPGR; the protein is encoded by the coding sequence AACGTGTTGCGCTTTCCTTTGAGCATATCGAGGCCAGCTTGTCATGGCTCAGCATCCTGCTGCTGGAGCCTCGCCTCAGCTCACTCGTCATCCATGATCCCGCATTGAGCATTCGCAGGGATACAGACGGCACGCTCTATATTGCCGGCATTGCAACCAACGGCCCTTCCAGGCCCGAGTTCGCCAATTGGCTGTTGCGCCAGGCCAGTATCGATGTCAGCAACGCCACCATCACCTGGCACGATGATTTGCGCCAGGCACCGCCGCTGCGTCTTGAAAAACTTCATCTGCACATCGAAAACCCCGCCTGGAGCAGCTTGGTTGGCCACCATCGCTTTGGCTTGCAGGCCATTCCCTCCGTGGCGGCGTCCGGGCTGATCGACATTCGCGGCAACCTCTACGGCAAGGATGTCAGCAAGCCGGATACCTGGCGAGGCACCTTGTATGCCCACGCCGACGGCACCGATATCGCTGCCTGGAACCAGTGGCTGCCTGAAAACGTAATTGATATACGCCGTGGCTACGGCGCCATGCGCGCATGGCTGGAATTTGCCCACGGAGAGCCAAAGAAGCTCGTCAGCGACATGATCCTCCACAACGTCATCAGCCACATCATCCAGGACCAGCCCGAAACCAGGCTGGAAAAGCTATCTGGCCGGCTGACGTGGATCAAGCACGCGGACGGGCAGGAGCTGATGGCTGAAAATCTCAAGATCGTCACGCCCAGCGGGCTGGATATGCAGCATGGCCAGATTGCGCTGCGCGAGCGGCATGACGGAGAAAAACAGTCGCTAGAAGGCAGTGTTGCGCTGGATGAAATATCACTGCCGTCGGCCCACCTGCTTGTCTCCCACCTGCCCTTGCCGGAAAAACTCAAGCACACCCTCGCAGAGATCAGGCCCAGGGGGGACTTGCACAAGCTGACCCTGGAGTGGGCCAGTCAGGGCGGGTTCCCGGAAAAATACAAGCTCCGTACGCAATTCACCGATCTGGGCATGCAGCCCTATATGAAGTTTCCCGGCTTCAAGCAGCTGAGTGGGACCGTCAGTGCGGATGAAACCGGCGGCAGCCTCACGCTCAACGCGCGCAACGCGGAACTTGAGTTCAAGGATATATTGCGTTGGCCGGTGCCGGTGGACAAGCTGAGCGGCCAGGTGAAATGGAAAACCAATGGCGACAGCCCTGAGCTGCGCATCAACAACCTCAATATCGCCAACCGGCACCTCGCAGGCGCCATCAATGCCAGCTTCCAGCACAACGCCGCCACGGGTGGCAGACTGGAGCTGATCGGCAAGCTCAACCGCGTGGATGGGCAGTATGCGCGCTTCTACTATCCCGTGATGCTGGGCGAGCACACCCTCTCGTGGCTGGATAACGCCATCCTCGCCGGAAAAAGCGAGGATGTCAGTATCATCGTCAAAGGCAACATGCGCGAATTCCCCTTCGCCGACAACAAGAACAGCCTGTTCCAGGTCAAAGCCAAGATTCATGACGGCGAACTCAGGTTCTCCCCGGAGTGGCCCAAGATCGAGAATATCGCCCTCGATATGCTTTTCGAAAGCAACCGCATGGAATTGAATGCCAGCAAGGGCAGCACGTTAGGTACCGACATCACCAAGAGCAAGGTTGTGATCACCAACCTAGCATCGCACCAGCCTGTCGTGAGCATCGCGAGCGAAGGCCAAGGCCCGGTCAGCCACGGCATCCAGTATCTCAACTCCAGCCCGCTGATCAAGATCACGGGCGGCTTCACCGAGGGACTGCAAGCCAGCGGTACCGGCAAGCTGGCATTGAATCTGCAGATTCCGCTGCATGACGCCAACGCGACCAAGGTCAAGGGCAGCTACACCATCACCAACGGTAGCCTCGCAAGCGAGGACATCCCGCCGTTAAGCCGCATCAACGGCAAACTGGACTTCACGGAACATGGCGTGAGCGGCCAGAACATAAGCACCTGGGTGTACGGCGGACCGGCGCAGGTCAGCCTCAGCACAGGCAAGGACAAGGCCATCCACATTACGGCCCACGGGCAGGTCAGTGATGCCGGGTTGCGCGCCAGTTTTGGCAATGGCATTTTCTCCCGCATCTTCGGCACCGCCGACTGGCAGGGCAATATCGTTGTCAGCCCGAACGGCGTCAATCTCGTCATCGACTCCAACCTGCAGGGCATGACATCCAGCCTGCCCTTCCCGCTCAACAAGGCCATGAACGACAATGTGCCCCTGCATATCGAGAAAAAACAGCCCACCCCCAGCCAGGACAACATCACCATCCAATATGGCAACAACCTTGGCGCCTTGTTTGTCCGTACCAAGCAAGGCGACGGCAGCTGGAAGTTGGAGCGTGGAGATATCGCCTTCAATGCTGCACCTTCGCTCCCCCAGCAAGCGGGCATCAGGATACATGGCAAGATAGACCATCTGGATATCGATGAATGGCGGGCGCTGGCCATCGCGACCAAGGAAAGCAGTCAGCAATCTGGTCATGGCGTGGATATCCGCAATATTGACCTGTACATCAGCAAGCTGGACGTATTCGACCGCCGCATCAATGACCTCAACCTCGCTGCCACCGCGATCAAGGATGGCTGGCAGGCGCAGGCACAAAGCAAGGAAATGATTGGCGATATCCAGTGGCTGAGTCATGGGAACGGCAAGGTGCTGGCCCGCCTCAAGCGCTTGAGCATCCCATCTTCGACACCAGACACAGCCATGCTGCGCACCCAGGGACAATTCAGCCAGCAAAGCAATGTCAATGAGTACCCCTCGCTGGATATCGTCGCCGACAGTTTCGAATATGGCCCGAAGCAGCTAGGGAAACTCGAGCTGCTCGCCAACGAGCACAACAATGACTGGAGCATAGAGAAACTGCGCATCTCATCCCCGGAAAGCGAGTTGAATGCCGAAGGCGAATGGCACAACTGGAAGCGCTCCCCCAACACCCGCCTCAATATCAACTGGAAAATCAGCAACGTAGGCAAGACGTTGGAACGATTCGGTTATCCCAACGCCATCAGGGATGGCTCGGCCAACCTCACGGGCCAGCTCAAGTGGCCGGGTAGCCCGCATGATTTCGAAACGACTAAACTGAGTGGCAATCTCCAGCTCGATGTCCGCAAGGGGCAGATACTCAAGATACAGCCCGGCGTAGGCCGTCTGTTCAGCGTGCTGACATTGCAGAACCTGCCGCGCCGCCTCACTTTCGATTTCCGCGATGTCTTCAGCAGCGGCTTTGCCTTCGACAAGATCAGCGCCAGCGTGCGCATCGATGAAGGCATCATGCGCAGCGACGATTTCCGCCTGGAAGGTCCCACCGCCCTGGTGCAAATGACCGGGGAAACCAACCTGCAGAAGGAAACCCAGCATATCAAGGTCAAGGTAACGCCCTATGTCAGCGACAGCCTCTCGATTGCCGCGCTGGCAGGCGGCCCTGTCGTGGGTGCAGCCACCTACCTCGCGCAGAAGCTGCTGAAAGACCCACTGAACCAGATCGCATCTTCGGAGTACGAGTTCGTCGGCACCTGGGACAACCCGGTGGAAGTCGAGGCGGGCAGCAGGCGCGAAAATGCCGACCAGACACCCATGCTGCCAGGGAGATGA
- the tldD gene encoding metalloprotease TldD: MKPDTLPTASSPATDSHFHTATEALLRPSGLDIGHLQGVIGNIMSHQVDYADLYFQYSRAESWGLEEGQVKSGHFSIDQGVGVRAVSGEKTAFAYSDDISLPALKQAANAARAIAALGEERQGQAVQRVNAPQLYLPQDPIASLGAEAKVRLLERLELYARKADPRITQVMASIAGEYEVVMVARHDGVMAADVRPLVRLSIQVIAEQNGRREQGSAGGGGRFDYRYFTDEVLQDYAQKAVHQALVNLEARPAPAGSMTVVLGPGWPGILLHEAIGHGLEGDFNRKGSSAFSNAIGQQVAAKGLTVVDDGTIINRRGSLNIDDEGNPTQRTVLIEDGILRGYLQDSLNARLMNMPLTGNARRESYAHIPMPRMTNTYMLNGNMAPEEIIKSVKRGLYATNFGGGQVDITSGKFVFSAAEAWMIEDGKLAYPVKGATLIGNGPDVLTRVSMIGNDMALDSGVGTCGKEGQSVPVGVGQPTLRIDGLTVGGTV; the protein is encoded by the coding sequence ATGAAACCCGATACATTACCGACCGCCTCCAGTCCTGCCACCGACTCGCATTTCCATACCGCGACCGAAGCCTTGCTTCGTCCCAGCGGACTGGATATCGGACATTTGCAGGGCGTGATCGGCAACATCATGTCGCACCAGGTGGATTACGCCGACCTGTATTTTCAATACAGCCGGGCAGAAAGCTGGGGGCTGGAAGAAGGACAGGTCAAGTCGGGACATTTCAGCATCGACCAAGGCGTCGGCGTACGCGCAGTGAGCGGCGAGAAAACCGCGTTCGCCTACTCTGATGACATCAGCCTGCCCGCGCTGAAACAGGCAGCGAATGCCGCTCGCGCAATTGCAGCACTTGGCGAAGAAAGACAGGGCCAGGCCGTACAGCGCGTCAATGCTCCCCAACTCTATCTGCCGCAAGACCCGATTGCGTCGCTGGGCGCCGAAGCCAAGGTCAGGCTGCTGGAGCGCCTGGAACTGTACGCCCGCAAGGCGGATCCGCGCATCACCCAGGTCATGGCCTCGATTGCGGGCGAGTATGAGGTGGTCATGGTAGCGCGCCATGATGGCGTCATGGCGGCGGACGTGCGCCCGTTGGTACGTCTTTCCATCCAGGTAATCGCCGAGCAGAACGGCAGGCGTGAACAGGGCTCCGCCGGCGGCGGCGGGCGCTTCGACTATCGCTATTTCACTGACGAAGTACTACAGGACTACGCACAGAAAGCCGTACACCAGGCATTGGTGAACCTGGAAGCCCGTCCTGCTCCTGCTGGCAGCATGACTGTCGTGCTCGGGCCAGGCTGGCCCGGCATCCTGCTTCATGAGGCGATCGGACACGGGCTGGAGGGAGACTTCAACCGCAAGGGCAGTTCCGCCTTCAGCAATGCGATCGGCCAGCAGGTCGCCGCCAAGGGCCTTACCGTGGTGGATGACGGCACCATCATCAACCGCCGGGGCTCGCTCAACATCGACGATGAAGGGAACCCGACCCAGCGCACCGTGCTGATCGAGGATGGCATCCTGCGCGGCTACCTTCAGGACAGCCTCAATGCCCGTCTCATGAACATGCCGCTCACCGGCAACGCGCGTCGTGAATCCTACGCCCACATCCCCATGCCGCGCATGACCAACACCTACATGCTCAACGGCAACATGGCGCCCGAGGAAATCATCAAGTCGGTGAAGAGAGGCCTGTATGCCACCAACTTCGGCGGCGGCCAGGTGGATATCACCAGCGGCAAGTTCGTGTTTTCCGCAGCCGAAGCGTGGATGATCGAGGACGGCAAGCTCGCCTATCCGGTCAAGGGCGCGACCTTGATCGGTAATGGCCCGGACGTGCTCACGCGCGTATCCATGATCGGCAACGACATGGCCCTGGATAGCGGCGTCGGCACCTGTGGCAAGGAAGGCCAGAGCGTCCCGGTCGGCGTTGGCCAGCCCACCCTGCGCATTGACGGCTTGACGGTGGGTGGAACGGTTTAA
- a CDS encoding DedA family protein codes for MLEKIIASVAAWIIGVISTMGYGGIVLLMAIESACVPLPSEIIMPFAGYLVFTGELTLWGVALAGAVGCVVGSIPAYYLGMFGGRPLVEKYGKWVLISHHDLHLADRWFEKYGDIIIFVGRLLPAVRTFIAFPAGVARMHMGKFIAYTFVGSLIWCFLLAYAGMKFGQHWESLEVYFHQFHIVLVVVGVIFAVWYIRRHLKAIRRVHHHDHH; via the coding sequence ATGCTGGAAAAAATCATTGCAAGCGTCGCTGCCTGGATCATCGGGGTAATCTCGACCATGGGTTACGGCGGCATCGTATTGCTGATGGCAATCGAGTCTGCCTGCGTCCCCTTGCCCTCGGAAATCATCATGCCGTTTGCGGGCTATCTGGTATTTACGGGTGAGCTGACCTTATGGGGCGTGGCACTAGCTGGGGCCGTGGGCTGTGTGGTCGGCTCAATCCCCGCTTATTACCTGGGCATGTTCGGTGGCCGGCCCTTGGTGGAGAAATACGGCAAATGGGTGCTGATCTCCCATCACGACCTGCACTTGGCCGACCGCTGGTTCGAGAAATACGGCGACATCATCATCTTCGTCGGCCGCCTGCTGCCTGCAGTACGTACCTTCATCGCCTTCCCAGCCGGAGTGGCACGTATGCACATGGGCAAGTTTATTGCCTATACTTTCGTCGGCTCATTGATCTGGTGCTTCCTGCTGGCGTATGCCGGCATGAAATTCGGCCAGCATTGGGAGTCGCTCGAAGTCTATTTCCACCAGTTCCACATCGTGCTGGTCGTCGTCGGCGTCATCTTCGCCGTGTGGTACATCAGGCGCCACCTCAAAGCCATCCGCCGCGTACACCACCACGATCACCATTGA
- a CDS encoding DUF2934 domain-containing protein → MATPKSTTAKKPATTRAAAAKPAAAPKKTTTPRKSSSSKTKAVAPSSQISAEERYRMVEVAAYFLAERNGFAGSPVEYWTAAEAQIDKLLSK, encoded by the coding sequence ATGGCTACACCCAAGAGCACCACTGCAAAGAAACCTGCCACTACCCGCGCCGCGGCGGCTAAACCAGCGGCAGCCCCCAAGAAGACCACGACCCCCAGAAAGAGCAGTTCAAGCAAAACTAAGGCCGTTGCGCCCTCCTCCCAGATCAGCGCGGAAGAGCGCTACCGCATGGTGGAAGTAGCCGCTTATTTTCTTGCCGAACGCAATGGCTTTGCGGGCAGCCCGGTAGAATACTGGACGGCAGCCGAGGCCCAGATCGACAAGCTGCTCAGCAAGTAG
- the mfd gene encoding transcription-repair coupling factor — MQFSLPIPAPGQTSRINPLTPGTDSLALAQLATHRAETSAKAPIVVVTSNAFDAQRLLEEIPWYAPQLRVHLLPDWETLPYDHFSPHPDLISERLATLYQISQNSCDIVLVPISTALLRLPPKAYLAAHTFILKKGQTLDIEALRNQCANAGYHHVSQVMGPGEFSVRGGLIDLFPMGSALPYRLDLFDDEIETIRTFDVDTQRSLYPVADIRLLPAKEFPLDEAGIARFRQSFREMFEGDPSRSRIYKDVSKGIASGGIEWYLPLFFEQTATLLDYVPADALLCLHGNLDLASQAFWHDAQSRYRQLAHDPERPILKPETLLIKAEEFFSQSHAWARMQLSLDNDSKLPALEVERRSEQPLHKLKDYIRRFKGRILIAAESLGRRETMAQLFHDHGISYETSEDWQSFQAGTAPVMLGISPLHGGFRVDDITVITEAELYANTVRQQRRRDKEKQRNTEGMLKDLSELREHDPVVHEQHGVGRYRGLVNIDFGEGETEFLLLEYAGDDKLYVPVSQLFLISRYSGGPPESAPLHRLGSGHWEKAKKKALKQVRDTAAELLNLYAQRAARKGHAFKLGLHDYEAFAEGFPFEETADQLAAIEAVISDMQSGRPMDRLVCGDVGFGKTEVALRAAFVAVMGGRQVAVLVPTTLLAEQHFHNFSDRFADWPVKITEISRFRTAKEQAQALKGLEDGSIDIVIGTHRLIQKDVKFKNLGLVILDEEHRFGVRQKEQLKAMRAEVDVLTLTATPIPRTLSMAMEGLREFSVIATPPQKRLAIKTFATHYSEGIIREAAMREFKRGGQVYFLHNEVDTIFVMKEKLEKILPEARIGIAHGQLRERELEHVMRDFYQQRFNLLLCTTIIETGIDVPTANTIIMNRADMFGLAQLHQLRGRVGRSHHQAYAYLLTDPDRNITPQAQKRLDAIQLLEDLGAGFHLAMHDLEIRGAGELLGDSQSGEMQEIGFTLYSEMLSHAVKQLKAGKEPDLSAPLGVTTEINLHTPALLPNDYCPDVHERLVLYKRLANCSDDDALDAMQEELIDRFGLLPEQGEALMACHRLRIAAKALGINKIDASDSAIQLHFSPKADLDPTKLIALLQRDRRCRMNGPDKLRVTVQYPGIAQRADFIKNLLKELA, encoded by the coding sequence ATGCAGTTTTCCCTGCCCATTCCGGCACCCGGCCAAACGAGCCGGATCAATCCCCTGACGCCCGGCACCGATAGCCTGGCACTCGCACAACTCGCCACCCACCGTGCAGAGACTTCTGCCAAGGCGCCTATCGTTGTGGTCACCTCCAACGCTTTCGATGCACAACGCCTACTGGAAGAAATTCCCTGGTATGCGCCGCAGCTACGCGTGCACCTGCTGCCGGACTGGGAAACCTTGCCCTACGACCACTTCTCGCCGCACCCGGACCTGATTTCCGAGCGGCTGGCAACCCTGTACCAGATCAGCCAGAACAGCTGCGACATCGTGCTCGTGCCGATATCGACAGCACTGTTGCGCTTACCGCCCAAGGCCTACCTGGCAGCCCATACTTTCATCTTGAAAAAGGGACAGACCCTGGACATTGAGGCCTTGCGCAACCAATGTGCCAATGCCGGCTACCACCATGTCAGCCAGGTCATGGGTCCCGGGGAGTTCAGCGTGCGTGGCGGGCTGATCGACCTGTTCCCGATGGGCAGCGCCCTGCCTTATCGTCTGGACCTGTTCGATGACGAGATCGAGACTATCCGTACGTTCGATGTCGATACCCAGCGCAGCCTGTATCCGGTTGCCGATATCCGCTTGCTGCCGGCCAAGGAATTTCCACTGGATGAAGCCGGTATCGCGCGCTTCCGCCAGAGTTTTCGTGAAATGTTCGAGGGAGATCCCTCGCGCAGCCGTATTTACAAGGATGTTTCCAAAGGCATCGCCAGTGGCGGTATCGAATGGTATCTACCCCTGTTTTTCGAACAGACCGCGACACTGCTGGATTATGTGCCTGCTGACGCCCTGTTGTGCCTGCACGGCAACCTCGACCTGGCATCGCAGGCCTTCTGGCATGATGCGCAATCACGTTACCGCCAGCTGGCGCATGACCCCGAGCGCCCCATCCTCAAGCCAGAAACCTTGCTGATCAAGGCTGAGGAGTTCTTCAGCCAAAGCCACGCCTGGGCCAGGATGCAGCTCAGCCTGGATAATGACAGCAAGCTTCCGGCGCTGGAGGTAGAGCGCCGCTCGGAGCAGCCCCTGCATAAACTGAAGGACTACATCCGCCGCTTCAAGGGCCGCATCCTCATTGCCGCAGAAAGCCTGGGACGCCGCGAAACCATGGCGCAGCTGTTTCACGACCACGGCATCTCCTATGAAACCTCCGAGGACTGGCAATCCTTCCAGGCAGGCACCGCTCCTGTCATGCTCGGCATCAGTCCCTTGCATGGCGGTTTCAGGGTCGACGACATCACCGTCATTACCGAAGCCGAGCTCTACGCCAACACTGTCCGCCAGCAGCGCCGCCGCGACAAGGAAAAGCAGCGCAATACGGAAGGCATGCTCAAGGATCTCTCCGAGCTTCGCGAGCACGACCCGGTCGTGCATGAACAGCACGGGGTAGGTCGCTACCGCGGCCTGGTCAATATCGACTTCGGCGAAGGCGAAACCGAATTCCTGTTGCTCGAATACGCCGGTGACGACAAGCTCTACGTCCCGGTCTCACAGTTGTTCCTGATCTCGCGCTACTCCGGCGGCCCGCCGGAATCCGCGCCGTTGCACCGCCTGGGCAGCGGCCATTGGGAAAAGGCCAAGAAGAAGGCCCTCAAGCAGGTACGCGACACCGCTGCCGAACTGCTCAACCTCTACGCCCAGCGTGCGGCGCGCAAAGGCCATGCCTTCAAACTCGGCCTGCATGACTACGAGGCATTTGCCGAGGGGTTTCCCTTCGAGGAAACCGCCGACCAGCTTGCCGCGATCGAAGCCGTCATCAGCGACATGCAGTCCGGTCGTCCCATGGACCGACTGGTCTGTGGTGATGTCGGCTTCGGCAAGACGGAAGTGGCCTTGCGCGCCGCCTTCGTCGCCGTCATGGGTGGCAGGCAGGTAGCCGTGCTGGTGCCGACAACGCTATTGGCGGAACAACATTTCCACAACTTCAGCGACCGCTTTGCCGACTGGCCGGTCAAGATCACCGAAATCTCCCGCTTCCGCACCGCCAAGGAACAGGCACAGGCATTGAAGGGCCTGGAGGATGGCAGTATCGATATCGTCATCGGTACCCACCGCCTAATCCAGAAAGACGTCAAGTTCAAGAACCTCGGCCTGGTCATTCTCGATGAAGAACACCGCTTCGGCGTTCGCCAGAAGGAACAACTCAAGGCCATGCGCGCCGAGGTGGATGTCCTGACGCTGACCGCCACACCGATCCCACGTACATTGTCCATGGCCATGGAAGGCCTGCGCGAATTCTCGGTCATCGCCACGCCACCGCAGAAGCGGCTGGCGATCAAGACCTTCGCCACCCATTATTCCGAAGGCATCATTCGCGAGGCTGCCATGCGCGAGTTCAAGCGCGGCGGACAAGTGTACTTCCTGCATAACGAAGTGGACACCATCTTCGTCATGAAGGAAAAGCTGGAGAAAATCCTGCCCGAGGCCCGCATCGGCATCGCCCATGGACAGCTGCGCGAGCGCGAGCTGGAACATGTGATGCGCGACTTCTACCAGCAGCGCTTCAACCTGCTGCTGTGCACCACCATCATCGAGACCGGCATCGACGTGCCAACGGCCAATACCATCATCATGAACCGCGCCGACATGTTCGGCCTGGCGCAGCTGCACCAATTGCGCGGACGCGTGGGACGCTCGCACCACCAGGCCTATGCCTACCTGCTGACCGACCCTGACCGCAATATCACGCCGCAGGCGCAAAAACGCCTGGATGCGATCCAGCTGCTCGAAGATCTGGGAGCGGGCTTCCATCTCGCCATGCACGACCTGGAAATCCGTGGCGCAGGCGAACTGTTGGGCGACAGCCAAAGCGGGGAAATGCAGGAAATCGGCTTCACCCTCTACTCCGAGATGCTCAGCCACGCCGTCAAACAGCTCAAGGCAGGCAAGGAGCCGGATCTTTCGGCCCCCCTCGGCGTCACCACTGAAATCAACCTTCATACGCCTGCATTATTGCCGAACGATTATTGCCCCGACGTGCATGAGCGCCTGGTGCTCTACAAGCGCCTAGCCAACTGCAGCGACGACGATGCGCTGGACGCCATGCAGGAAGAGCTGATTGACCGCTTCGGGCTGTTGCCAGAACAAGGCGAGGCCCTGATGGCCTGCCATCGCCTGCGCATTGCCGCCAAGGCCCTGGGAATCAATAAGATCGACGCCAGCGACTCCGCGATCCAGCTGCATTTTTCACCGAAAGCGGATCTCGATCCGACCAAGCTCATCGCGCTCCTGCAACGTGACCGCCGCTGCCGCATGAACGGGCCGGACAAGCTCAGGGTTACGGTACAATATCCCGGCATTGCGCAACGTGCCGACTTTATCAAGAACCTGTTAAAGGAACTCGCCTGA
- a CDS encoding carbon-nitrogen hydrolase family protein, with protein sequence MAIKSREKVAKSKNKNSIPGIHRIAAIQMASGPYVAANLSEAERLIEIAVNMGARLIALPEYFAIMGLKDTDKVAVREKEGSGPIQRFLSKTAKKHQVWIIGGSVPLECGNPDKVRNTCLVFDDRGKQVARYDKIHLFGFEKGDEHYQEKKTIEPGNKVVTVDTPFGKLGLSICYDLRFPELYRAMGEVDIIAVPSAFTETTGKAHWETLVRARAIENLCYVIAPGQGGYHASGRETHGNSMIVDPWGVVQDRLPRGSGIVISSINTAYLKSLRKSLPALKHRKL encoded by the coding sequence ATGGCCATCAAATCAAGAGAAAAAGTTGCCAAGAGCAAGAACAAGAACTCCATCCCTGGCATTCACCGCATTGCCGCCATCCAGATGGCCTCAGGGCCCTACGTCGCAGCCAATCTGAGCGAGGCGGAGCGCCTGATCGAAATTGCCGTCAACATGGGGGCCAGGTTAATCGCCTTGCCGGAATACTTTGCCATCATGGGTCTCAAGGATACCGACAAGGTCGCCGTCCGGGAAAAGGAAGGCAGCGGCCCCATCCAGCGCTTTCTTTCGAAGACGGCCAAGAAACACCAGGTCTGGATCATCGGCGGCTCGGTACCGCTGGAATGCGGGAACCCGGATAAGGTGCGCAACACCTGCCTGGTTTTCGACGACAGGGGCAAACAAGTGGCACGCTACGATAAAATCCACCTGTTCGGATTCGAGAAAGGCGACGAGCATTACCAGGAAAAGAAAACCATAGAGCCTGGAAACAAGGTAGTGACCGTAGACACGCCTTTTGGCAAGCTCGGGCTTTCCATTTGTTATGACCTGCGCTTTCCCGAGCTATACCGCGCCATGGGGGAAGTCGACATCATTGCCGTGCCATCGGCCTTTACCGAGACGACAGGCAAAGCGCATTGGGAAACGTTGGTGCGGGCGCGTGCAATCGAGAACCTCTGCTACGTCATTGCACCAGGCCAGGGCGGTTATCATGCATCCGGGCGTGAGACACATGGCAACAGCATGATCGTGGATCCGTGGGGCGTCGTGCAGGACAGGCTGCCGCGCGGCTCAGGCATCGTGATTTCCTCCATCAATACCGCCTACCTGAAAAGTCTGCGCAAGAGCCTGCCAGCATTAAAACACCGCAAGCTTTGA